A segment of the Bacillus licheniformis DSM 13 = ATCC 14580 genome:
AGTCCAAGAAAAATCCGAAAGTCATAGCGACGGGCGGCCTTGCTTCCTTGATTGCAGACGAATCGGACTGCATCGATATTGTTGACCCGTTCCTTACGTTGAAGGGGCTAGAGCTCATTTATGAACGGAATCGTGTTGAAAGTGTATAGGAGGATGAGGTATGGATTATTTAGTGAAAGCCATTGCATATGACGGCAAAGTGAGGGCATATGCAGCGAATACAACAGAAACGATTCATGAAGCCCAAAGAAGGCATAACACATGGCCTACCGCTTCCGCCGCTTTAGGAAGAACGATGACGGCGGCTGTCATGCTCGGCGCCATGCTGAAAGGCGAAGACAAGCTCACCGTTAAGATTGAAGGAGGCGGACCGATCGGCGCGATTGTCGCTGACGGAAATGCAAAAGGAGACGTCAGGGGATACGTGTCCAATCCGCACGTTCATTTCGACTTAAATGAACACGGCAAACTTGACGTCAGAAGAGCCGTCGGTACGTCAGGAACGCTAAGCGTAGTAAAAGATCTCGGTCTCCGCGATTTATTTACAGGCCAGGTTGAGATCGTTTCCGGAGAAATCGGCGAGGATTTTACTTATTATCTCGTGTCCTCTGAACAGGTTCCTTCTTCGGTGGGTGTAGGGGTGCTCGTCAACCCCGACAATACGATTTTAGCTGCAGGCGGATTTATCCTGCAGCTGCTGCCGGGAACGGACGACGAAACCATCACGAAGCTTGAAACAAACCTTTCACAAGTGGAGCCAATTTCAAAGCTGATTCAGAAAGGTTTGACACCTGAGGAAGTGCTGGCTGCGGTATTGGGAGAAGAACCGGAAGTACTGGAAACCGTTCCTGTCCGATTTACATGCAATTGTTCAAAAGAACGTTTCGCAAGAGGCATCATCGGTCTTGGCAAGGATGAAATTCAACAGATGATTGATGAAGATGGCCAAGCCGAGGCTCAATGCCATTTTTGCAATGAAACGTATCTGTTTACAAAGGAAGAGCTTGAAGCGCTTCGAGATGAAATATAAGCCCGCTATCCAGTAGCGGGTCTTTTACAATGGGGAAAGGGGAGACACCATATTGAAATCGAGAACACTTTGGCCGATTATTTTAGGTGCGATCTTCGTCAATTGCATTGTGATCGCGTATGTTCTGACGAAAGCGCAGACCGCTTCTTCATCGTCAGCTCAAGAAGTCATTGCCCATATCGGAAAAAACGGCATCACGCGTGAAGAATGGCTGAGCGAAATGGAAGAGCGCTACGGAAAATCAACCCTTGAAGATATGATCAACGACCGCGTAGTTACCCAAATGGCCGAAAAAAACAAGATCAAAGTGTCTGATGATGACATTGAAAGAGAATTTCTGCTGATTAAAGCTGTATACAATTCCTTCTACGAAGACGAAAACACAACAGAAAAAGAATGGAAAGAGCAGATCAAGCATAATATTCTTCTTGAAGAGCTCCTGACAAAAGACATTGTCATTTCTGACAGCGAATTGAAGTCATTCTATAACAAAAATAAGGACTTATATAAATTCGATGATTCTTATCGCCTCAAGCATATCGTTGTCAAAGATAAAGATGAAGCAGAACAAGTTCTTAAAGAACTGAAGGAAGGGTCCAGTTTTGAAGCGGCCGCAGCCGAACACTCGACTGACCGGTATACGGCTCCTTACGGCGGCGACCTCGGTTTCGTCAATGATCAGCATGAAAACGTTCCGGCCGAATATTTGGAGAAAGCTGAACAACTAAAGGAAAATCAATGGGTGGATGAACCGATTAAAACAAGCCAGGGCTATGCGATTATCCAGCTCAAAGAAAAGCTCCCGGGGCAAGCTTTCACTTACAGCGAAGTGAAAAATCAAATCAGAAGGCAGATCGCGATGGATCAATTAGGCGACAAAGCTTCTGTCAAGACGCTCTGGAAAGATGCGAAACTGTCTTGGTTTTATGACGATAAAAAATAAAGATTGACAAAATATTTTGATATTGATAAATTAGATATAATCCCAATAAAATTACTCGGAAATTGAGGTGTTCAAATGGTTCGCGTTGCAAACTCTGTTTATGACTTAATCGGAAATACACCTGTCGTTAAATTAAATCGACTAGTTGATGAAGACAGTGCTGAAGTATATGTGAAACTGGAGTATATGAACCCTGGAAGCAGCGTAAAAGACCGGATTGCGCTTGCTATGATAGAAGACGCTGAAGAGAAAGGCCTTCTGAAAGAAGGAGATACACTGATTGAACCGACAAGCGGAAATACAGGAATCGGACTTGCCATGGTCGCTGCAGCGAAAGGCATCAAAGCGATTCTTGTTATGCCTGATACAATGAGTTCTGAGCGCCGCAACCTTCTGCGTGCATATGGAGCTGAGCTTGTGCTGACTCCAGGTGCTGAGGGAATGAAAGGCGCGATTAAAAAAGCGGAAGAACTGGCTGAGGAACACGGCTATTTTATGCCTCAGCAATTTAACAATCCTGCGAACGCAGAAGTTCACCGCCGCACGACGGGAAAAGAAATCGCTGAACAATTCGGAGACGGTTTAGATGCTTTCATTGCAGGTATCGGAACCGGCGGAACGATAACGGGTGCCGGAGAAGTTCTGAAAGAAAAAAATCCGTCCATCAAGATTTTCGCGGTGGAACCGACTGATTCTCCTGTTCTTTCCGGAGGAAAACCAGGGCCGCACAAAATTCAGGGAATCGGAGCGGGATTCGTTCCGAAAATCTTGAATACGGAAATTTACGATGAAATCATCACAGTGAAAAACGAAGAAGCCTTTGAATTTGCCCGTAAAGCGGCGAGAGAGGAAGGAATTCTCGGAGGAATTTCTTCAGGCGCAGCCATCTGTGCTGCTCTTCAAGTTGCTAAAAAGCTTGGAAAAGGCAAAAAAGTTCTCGCTGTGCTTCCTAGTAACGGAGAGAGATACTTAAGCACGCCTCTTTACCAATTTGAATAGGCTCCAGCTGAAACAGGAGGCTGCCGACGATGTCGGCGGCCTTTTGTTTGTCATGGAGCGCAGCCCTTTTAAAAGCTCGGTGTCCTTGAGTGAACATGCTCAAGGGCTTTTTTCTGTATTGGAAATGAAATTCTCTTTTCCTAGAAAAAAGATATGCATTACAATAAGGACATTAGACTAACGGCAGAGGAATGATATGATGAGACAACGAAGGCCTGTAGCCAGAGCGTTCCCATTTTCCAATCAACAGTTTTTGCAGCAATATGAAAGCCTATCGAAAGGAAAAGAATACCACGTTCTGCTGGAAAGCGCGAGAGGCGGAGAATACAGCATAGCCGGACTCGACCCTGTCGCAATAGCGAAAGGGAAAGACGGTATCACGACGATTCAATATAAAGGGGACGTCATATTCAAAGAGGGGGATCCGTTTCTGCAGTTTTCTCAATGGTTTGAAACGCTGAAAACGGAGACAGTTGCAGATTTTCCCGACTTTCAGGGCGGGGCTGTCGGTTTTCTTAGCTATGACTATGCCCGGTATATTGAGAAATTCAAAATCCTGTCTATTGATGATCTGCAAACGCCGGATTTATTCTTTCTCGTATTTGATGATATAGCCGTCTATGACCATGAGCAGCAGCAGCTTTGGGTGATTACCCACACTGATGAAGAAACGCCGGCCGCTGCGGAAGAGAAATTGGACAGGCTTGAGCAAATGTGGAAGACGGAACATCCGAAGGCCGCTGGAGGTCATCAGCCGAATGATAACAAAGGCCCGGCATTCGCGGCCTCATTTACAGAAGCCGGCTTTTCTCAGGCTGTTGAGAAAGTGAAGCAATACATCGCAAGCGGTGACGTATTTCAGGTGAATCTTTCTGTTCGCCAGTCGGAGCGCCTTTCTGCGCCTCCTTATGAGGTGTATAAGATGTTAAGAGAAATCAACCCTTCGCCGTACATGGCCTACTTGGAAACCCCGGATTTTCAAATCATCTGCGGGTCGCCTGAACTGCTCATTAAGAAAAAGGGCACCAGGCTTGAAACAAGGCCGATTGCCGGAACGCGATCCCGCGGGGCGGATGAAGCGGAGGATGAAGCGCTCGCGAACGAATTGATCATGAATGAAAAAGAGCGCGCCGAACATGTGATGCTCGTTGATTTAGAGCGTAATGACCTCGGCAGGGTCTCCAAGTACGGTTCGGTCCGGGTCGATGAATTCATGGTGATTGAGAAGTATTCCCACGTCATGCATATTGTCTCAAATGTGTGCGGTGAACTAAGGGATGAATGCGATGCCGTTGATGTCATCCATGCCGTGTTTCCCGGAGGTACGATCACCGGAGCGCCGAAAGTCAGAACGATGGAAATTATTGAGGAGCTTGAGCCAACGAGACGGGGGCTTTATACTGGTTCTATAGGGTGGTTCGGATATAATCAGGATATGCACTTTAATATCGTCATCCGAACGATTTATGTGAAAGCGGGCCAGGCGTTCATGCAGTCGGGAGCGGGAATCGTCATCGATTCAAATCCTAGGCATGAATATAAAGAGTCAATTAAAAAGGCCCTGGCGATGAAAAAGGCGCTGCAGTTGAGTGAAGAAGAGAAAAAAGAGCAGAGGAGAGCTGAGATATGATTCTAATGATCGACAATTACGATTCGTTTACGTACAACTTGGTTCAGTATTTAGGCGAGCTTGGCGAGGAGTTGGTCGTCAAGCGGAACGATGAGATCACCCTTCAGGAAATAGAGGACATGTCGCCTGACTTTTTGATGATTTCTCCCGGGCCTTGCAGTCCGGATGAGGCCGGGATCAGCCTTGAAGCGATCCGCCATTTTGCCGGGAAGATACCGATTTTCGGGGTTTGCCTCGGACACCAGTCGATCGCCCAGGTTTTCGGCGGCGATGTCGTCAGGGCAGAGCGGCTAATGCATGGGAAAACTTCCGAGATTTCGCACGACGGGCTGACGGTTTTTAAAGGCCTGGAACATCCGCTCACGGCCACGAGGTATCATTCTTTGATCGTCAAACCGGATACACTGCCCGATTGTTTTGAGACATCGGCTTGGACGGAAGAAGGGGAGATTATGGCCATCAGGCATAAAGAACTGCCGGTTGAAGGCGTTCAGTTCCATCCAGAGTCGATTATGACCGCTTACGGAAAAGAGATGCTGAAGAATTTTATTGAGACTTACCGAAAGAAAGTGAACGCATGATCATTTACCTGAACGGTCAATATGTAAAGGAGGAGGAAGCAAGACTTTCTCCTTTTGACCATGGTTTTTTATACGGAGTCGGGGTATTCGAAACGTTCCGGCTTTATGAAGGGAAGCCCTTCCTTTTAGACTGGCATATGGACAGATTGAACAACGCTTTGGAACAGCTGAAAATTGAGCTTGAGCTGACAAAAAGCGAAGTGCTTGTCATTCTTGACAGGCTGCTTCAGTTGAATCAGCCGCAGAATCTGGATGCGAGGGTCCGGCTAAATATATCCGCCGGTCCCGGCGGCCCCGGCCTTTTTCCTGATTCATACAAAAATCCCGGCGTCATGGTGATGATGAATCCTTTTCAGCCTGCATCCGTTCCGGCTGAAAAGGAGGGCGTCATCTTGCAGGTCCGCCGCAATACGCCAGAGGGTCCGTTCCGCTTGAAATCGCATCACTTTTTAAATAATTTGTACGGAAAAAGGGAGCTCGGACATGACGCGGCCAAAGAAGGGATTTTTCTTACCGAAGGCGGAGCTGTAGCTGAAGGAATTATTTCCAACGTTTTTTGGCGGAAAGGCAGCTGTGTGTATACACCTTCTCTTGATACCGGCATATTAGGCGGTGTCACACGCCGCTACGTCATCGAGCGCCTTGCAGATATGGGAATCGAAGTCATAGAGGGGGTATACCCCTTGGAAGAGCTTCTCTTTGCGGACGAAGCATGGATGACCAATTCCGTTCAGGAAATCGTTCCATTCCGGAGAATCGGCAGCACTGAATTTCCGGGAAAGGATGGAAATTTGTCGAAACGTCTGCAAGAGGCATACACTAATGATAGGAAAGCAGCAAAAGAATATTTGAGTTAAAGGGTGAAGGATATGGCGCTTCAAACAGCGGTGCGTTCAAAGCAACTGATCGCAAAGCAATACACGTTGTCTTATGAAGATAAAACATTGATCATGGGAATTTTAAATGTGACGCCCGATTCTTTTTCAGACGGCGGAAAATATAACAGCATCGATCGCGCCGTCATTCATGCAAAACAAATGATCGAAGACGGCGCCCATATCCTTGATATCGGAGGAGAATCGACGAGGCCGGGGGCGGAAAAGGTTTCTCTTGATGAAGAGCTGTCAAGAGTCATACCTGTAATTGAAAAACTTGTTCAGGAAATCGACGTCCCGATTTCCGTTGACACTTATAAAGCGCAAGTGGCAGATGAAGCCATTAAGGCCGGTGCAGCCATCATCAATGATGTCTGGGGAGCAAAAGCAGATCCTGACATGGCCCGAGTTGCGGCCGCTCATAATGTGCCGATTATCTTGATGCATAACCGCGAGGAACGGAATTATAAGGATTTGATCCCGGACATGCTGTCTGATTTGATGGAATGTGTGAGCATTGCAAAATCAGCAGGCGTTCAGGATCATCACATCGTACTTGATCCCGGCATCGGCTTTGCCAAAACGTATCATGACAATTTGGCGGTCATGAATCAGCTCGAGAAGTTCAGCGAACCGGGATACCCGGTTTTATTGGGGACGTCACGAAAAAAATTTATCGGCCGAGTCCTGGATCTGCCGCCTGAAGAAAGAGCGGAAGGCACGGGGGCGACAGTATGCCTCGGTATTCAAAAGGGGTGCGATATCGTCAGGGTGCATGACGTCAAGCAAATCTCCAGGATGGCAAAAATGATGGATGCCATGATTGATAAAGGAGGCGTTTATCATCGATAAAGTGCATGTAGAGGGCATGGAGTTTTACGGATATCACGGTGTTTTCAAAGAAGAAAACAAACTCGGCCAGAGATTCCGCGTTGATCTGACAGCATTTCTAGATTTAAGCGAAGCCGGGAAAACGGATAATATTGAGGCCACCATTAATTATGCAGAGCTGTATAAGCTGTGCAAAGAGGTTGTGGAGGGAGAGCCGGTCAACCTTGTGGAGACCCTCGCGGAAACGATTGCCGCACAAGTGCTGGAGAATTTTGAAGCGGTTCAGGAATGTACGGTTAAAGTCGTCAAGCCTGATCCTCCTATACCTGGGCACTATAAATCGGTGGCCATCGAGATGACGAGAAAGCGAAAATGAACAACACGGCATATATAGCGCTCGGCTCGAATATCGGCCGGCGGGAAGAATATTTAAAAAAAGCTGTCTCTCTCCTCCATCAACATCCGTCTGTAGAGGTGACAGACATCTCGTCAATTTACGAAACTGATCCTGTCGGTTATACAGACCAAGATCTATTTTTAAACATGGCTGCAGCTGTTAAAACATCTCTTTCACCGTTTGAATTGCTCGATTTGACTCAGCGTATTGAAAAAGAACTCGGCCGCAAACGCGACATTAGATGGGGGCCGAGGACTGCAGACCTTGACATTTTGTTGTATAATCGTGAAAATATTGAGACAGAGCAACTTATCGTTCCTCATCCTAGAATGCATGAACGTTTGTTTGTACTCATCCCGCTGCTGGAGATTTATCCGGATCTTGAGGGAGCTGTCAATCATGCAAAAAATCAAGAAGGTGTAAGAGTATGGAAGCAGAAATCTGGGGTAGACGAATTCGTGCATATCGAAAGCTGAAGGGTTATACTCAAGAAGGGTTTGCCAAAGCATTGGGTATATCCGTTTCTGTGCTTGGTGAAGTAGAACGCGGGAATCGTATGCCGACGGAGAGCATGCTCAGGGATGTAGCCAATACTTTAAATATAACAGTGGAGGAACTATCTCCATCAGAAGAATAAGAAAGGAGGACTAAAAATGTTTAAAATCGGTGATATAGAATTAAAAAACAGGGTTGTGCTCGCGCCGATGGCCGGTGTCTGCAACTCAGCCTTCCGCTTGACGGTTAAGGAATTCGGAGCGGGTTTGGTCTGCGCCGAAATGGTCAGCGATAAGGCGATCCTTTACAATAATGCGAAAACGATGGGAATGCTTTATATCGATGAACGTGAAAAACCGCTCAGCCTGCAGATCTTCGGCGGAGAAAAAGAAACGCTTGTCGAAGCGGCGAAGTTTGTTGACCAAAACACAACTGCGGATATTATTGATATAAACATGGGATGTCCAGTGCCAAAGATCACAAAATGTGATGCAGGAGCCAAATGGCTGCTTGATCCGAATAAAATTTATGAAATGGTTTCAGCTGTCGTGGAGGCTGTTGACAAGCCTGTGACCGTGAAAATGAGAATGGGTTGGGACGAAGACCATATCTTTGCTGTTGAGAATGCGAGAGCTGTAGAACGAGCAGGCGGAAAAGCGGTCGCTCTTCACGGACGGACCCGCGTGCAAATGTACGAAGGAACGGCGAACTGGGATATTATCAAAGAAGTGAAGCAGTCCGTTTCAATCCCTGTAATCGGAAACGGTGATGTCAAAACTCCGCAAGATGCAAAACGCATGCTTGATGAAACAGGGGTGGACGGCGTCATGATCGGCCGTGCAGCGCTGGGTAACCCGTGGATGATTTACCGTACGGTTCACTATTTGGAAACAGGCGAATTGAAAGATGAGCCGAAAGTGCGTGAGAAAATTTCTGTCTGCAAACTTCACCTTGACCGATTAATCGGGCTGAAAGGCGAAAATGTTGCGGTTCGCGAAATGAGAAAGCACGCAGCCTGGTATCTAAAAGGCATAAGAGGAAACGCAAAGGTCCGGAATGAAATCAACCATTGCGAAACGAGAGATGAGCTCGTTCAGCTTTTAGACGCGTTTACGATTGAAGCCGAGGCAAAAGAGCTTCAGGATGCAAAAGTAGGATAAATCCGACCTCTGCTCACTGCCAGTTTTCACTGGCAGTTTTTCTGCTTTTTTCCTGAAAGACTAAAAGTAACGGAGTGATATATGATGAGCCATGAAGAGCATAACCATGAAGAATTAAACGACCAGCTGCAAGTCAGACGCGATAAAATGAATCAGTTGAGAGAAAGCGGAAAAGATCCTTTCGGACAGCGTTTTGATCGCACCCATCAATCAACTGATCTCATTGAGTCGTATAATGAATTCTCAAAAGAAGAATTAGAGGAAAAAGCAATTGAAGTAACGATTGCCGGCCGGATGATGACAAAGCGCGGAAAAGGGAAAGCGGGATTCGCGCATATTCAGGATTTAAAGGGCCAGATTCAGATCTATGTCAGAAAAGACAGTGTCGGTGAAGAGCAGTACGAATGGTTTAAAAGCTCTGACCTCGGGGACATCGTCGGCGTTACAGGCGTCATGTTTAAAACGAATGTAGGCGAATTGTCTGTAAAAGCAACATCTTTTGATTTATTGACAAAAGCTCTTCGTCCGCTTCCGGACAAATATCATGGATTAAAGGACATCGAGCAGCGCTACCGTCAGCGTTATTTGGATTTGATCGTAAATCCGGAAAGCAAAAATACGTTTATTACACGAAGCAAAATCATTCAATCCATGAGAAGATACTTAGATGACCACGGATACTTAGAAGTTGAAACGCCTACGATGCACGCGATTCCGGGTGGCGCATCTGCCCGTCCGTTCATTACACATCATAATGCGCTGGATATGCCGCTTTACATGAGGATCGCTATCGAGCTCCATTTGAAAAGGCTGATCGTCGGCGGGTTGGAAAAAGTCTATGAAATCGGACGTGTATTCCGAAATGAAGGGGTCTCCACACGGCACAATCCTGAATTTACGATGATCGAACTTTACGAAGCTTATGCTGACTATAAGGATATTATGAGATTGACGGAAAATCTCATTGCTCATATTGCACAAGAAGTGCTCGGCACTACGACCGTTCAATATGGAGATTATGAAGTCGACCTCAAGCCTGAATGGAAGAGACTCCATATGGTCGATGCTGTTAAAGAAGCCACCGGTGTAGACTTCTGGAAAGAAGTATCGGTAGAAGAAGCAAGAGCATATGCCAAAGAACACGGAATTGAAATTTCTGAAGGCATGTCAGTTGGACATATCATTAATGAATTCTTCGAGCAAAAAGTTGAAGAAACGTTGATTCAGCCTACTTTTATATACGGACACCCTGTGGAGATTTCTCCTCTGGCTAAGAAAAATCCTGAAGACCCTCGATTTACGGACCGTTTTGAGCTGTTTATCGTGGGCCGTGAGCACGCGAATGCATTTACTGAATTAAATGATCCTATCGACCAAAAAGAACGCTTTGAAGCGCAATTAAAAGAACGTGAAGAAGGAAACGATGAAGCGCATATGATGGATGAAGACTTTGTCGAAGCGCTGGAGTACGGAATGCCTCCTACCGGCGGCCTTGGAATCGGCATCGACAGACTGATTATGCTTTTGACGAATTCTCCTTCAATCAGGGACGTTTTACTATTCCCGCAAATGAGACATCGTTAGTTGACTTTCGTGCAGCAGCCGCGTAACAAGCGGCTGCTGCTCATTTAAAACAAATTAAATTTTTTCTCAAAAAAGTATTGCACAATCATAAATACGGTGGTATATTATTATTCGTTGCCGCAAAACGGCGGCGAAAGAAAAAAAGAACTTCAAAAAAAGTTCTTGACTTAATATCTGAGATTGGATATAATATAAAAGTCGCTTTAATAATGATCTTTGAAAACTAAACAAGACAAAACGTACCTGTTAATTCATTAAATAAATCGCACATGTAAGTGTGCGTAGTCATTATCAAACTTCATGGAGAGTTTGATCCTGGCTCAGGACGAACGCTGGCGGCGTGCCTAATACATGCAAGTCGAGCGGACCGACGGGAGCTTGCTCTCTTAGGTCAGCGGCGGACGGGTGAGTAACACGTGGGTAACCTGCCTGTAAGACTGGGATAACTCCGGGAAACCGGGGCTAATACCGGATGCTTGATTGAACCGCATGGTTCCAATCATAAAAGGTGGCTTTCAGCTACCACTTACAGATGGACCCGCGGCGCATTAGCTAGTTGGTGAGGTAACGGCTCACCAAGGCGACGATGCGTAGCCGACCTGAGAGGGTGATCGGCCACACTGGGACTGAGACACGGCCCAGACTCCTACGGGAGGCAGCAGTAGGGAATCTTCCGCAATGGACGAAAGTCTGACGGAGCAACGCCGCGTGAGTGATGAAGGTTTTCGGATCGTAAAACTCTGTTGTTAGGGAAGAACAAGTACCGTTCGAATAGGGCGGTACCTTGACGGTACCTAACCAGAAAGCCACGGCTAACTACGTGCCAGCAGCCGCGGTAATACGTAGGTGGCAAGCGTTGTCCGGAATTATTGGGCGTAAAGCGCGCGCAGGCGGTTTCTTAAGTCTGATGTGAAAGCCCCCGGCTCAACCGGGGAGGGTCATTGGAAACTGGGGAACTTGAGTGCAGAAGAGGAGAGTGGAATTCCACGTGTAGCGGTGAAATGCGTAGAGATGTGGAGGAACACCAGTGGCGAAGGCGACTCTCTGGTCTGTAACTGACGCTGAGGCGCGAAAGCGTGGGGAGCGAACAGGATTAGATACCCTGGTAGTCCACGCCGTAAACGATGAGTGCTAAGTGTTAGAGGGTTTCCGCCCTTTAGTGCTGCAGCAAACGCATTAAGCACTCCGCCTGGGGAGTACGGTCGCAAGACTGAAACTCAAAGGAATTGACGGGGGCCCGCACAAGCGGTGGAGCATGTGGTTTAATTCGAAGCAACGCGAAGAACCTTACCAGGTCTTGACATCCTCTGACAACCCTAGAGATAGGGCTTCCCCTTCGGGGGCAGAGTGACAGGTGGTGCATGGTTGTCGTCAGCTCGTGTCGTGAGATGTTGGGTTAAGTCCCGCAACGAGCGCAACCCTTGATCTTAGTTGCCAGCATTCAGTTGGGCACTCTAAGGTGACTGCCGGTGACAAACCGGAGGAAGGTGGGGATGACGTCAAATCATCATGCCCCTTATGACCTGGGCTACACACGTGCTACAATGGGCAGAACAAAGGGCAGCGAAGCCGCGAGGCTAAGCCAATCCCACAAATCTGTTCTCAGTTCGGATCGCAGTCTGCAACTCGACTGCGTGAAGCTGGAATCGCTAGTAATCGCGGATCAGCATGCCGCGGTGAATACGTTCCCGGGCCTTGTACACACCGCCCGTCACACCACGAGAGTTTGTAACACCCGAAGTCGGTGAGGTAACCTTTTGGAGCCAGCCGCCGAAGGTGGGACAGATGATTGGGGTGAAGTCGTAACAAGGTAGCCGTATCGGAAGGTGCGGCTGGATCACCTCCTTTCTAAGGATATTATACGGAATATAAGACCTTGCGGTCTTATAGACAGGTGCGTTTGGATCTTGTTTAGTTTTGAAGGATCATTCCTTCAAAGCGTGTTCTTTGAAAACTAGATAACGAAAGTAGACATTCACATTCAATTGTAATGCAAGATATCACGTAGTGATTCTTTTTAACGGTTAAGTTAGAAAGGGCGCACGGTGGATGCCTTGGCACTAGGAGCCGATGAAGGACGGGACGAACACCGATATGCTTCGGGGAGCTGTAAGCAAGCTTTGATCCGGAGATTTCCGAATGGGGAAACCCACTGCTCGTAATGGAGCAGTATCCATATCTGAATTCATAGGATATGAGAAGGCAGACCCGGGGAACTGAAACATCTAAGTACCCGGAGGAAGAGAAAGCAAATGCGATTCCCTGAGTAGCGGCGAGCGAAACGGGAACAGCCCAAACCAAGAGGCTTGCCTCTTGGGGTTGTAGGACACTCTGTACGGAGTTGCAAAAGAACGAGGTAGATGAAGAGGTCTGGAAAGGCCCGCCATAGGAGGTAACAGCCCTGTAGTCAAAACTTCGTTCTCTCCTGAGTGGATCCTGAGTACGGCGGAACACGTGAAATTCCGTCGGAATCCGGGAGGACCATCTCCCAAGGCTAAATACTCCCTAGTGACCGATAGTGAACCAGTACCGTGAGGGAAAGGTGAAAAGCACCCCGGAAGGGGAGTGAAAGAGATCCTGAAACCGTGTGCCTACAAGTAGTCAGAGCCCGTTAACGGGTGATGGCGTGCCTTTTGTAGAATGAACCGGCGAGTTACGATCCCGTGCAAGGTTAAGTTTGAAAAGACGGAGCCGCAGCGAAAGCGAGTCTGAATAGGGCGCATGAGTACGTGGTCGTAGACCCGAAACCAGGTGATCTACCCATGTCCAGGGTGAAGTTCAGGTAACACTGAATGGAGGCCCGAACCCACGCACGTTGAAAAGTGCGGGGATGAGGTGTGGGTAGGGGTGAAATGCCAATCGAACCTGGAGATAGCTGGTTCTCTCCGAAATAGCTTTAGGGCTAGCCTCAAGGTAAGAGTCTTGGAGGTAGAGCACTGATTGGACTAGGGGCCCCTACCGGGTTACCGAATTCAGTCAAACTCCGAATGCCAAAGACTTATCCTTGGGAGTCAGACTGCGAGTGATAAGATCCGTAGTCGAAAGGGAAACAGCCCAGACCGCCAGCTAAGGTCCCAAAGTATACGTTAAGTGGAAAAGGATGTGGAGTTGCTTAGACAACCAGGATGTTGGCTTAGAAGCAGCCACCATTTAAAGAGTGCGTAATAGCTCACTGGTCGAGTGACTCTGCGCCGAAAATGTACCGGGGCTAAACGTATCACCGAAGCTGCGGACTGTTCTTGCGAACAGTGGTAGGAGAGCGTTCTAAGGGCTGTGAAGCGAGACCGGAAGGACTCGTGGAGCGCTTAGAAGTGAGAATGCCGGTATG
Coding sequences within it:
- the folP gene encoding dihydropteroate synthase, which encodes MALQTAVRSKQLIAKQYTLSYEDKTLIMGILNVTPDSFSDGGKYNSIDRAVIHAKQMIEDGAHILDIGGESTRPGAEKVSLDEELSRVIPVIEKLVQEIDVPISVDTYKAQVADEAIKAGAAIINDVWGAKADPDMARVAAAHNVPIILMHNREERNYKDLIPDMLSDLMECVSIAKSAGVQDHHIVLDPGIGFAKTYHDNLAVMNQLEKFSEPGYPVLLGTSRKKFIGRVLDLPPEERAEGTGATVCLGIQKGCDIVRVHDVKQISRMAKMMDAMIDKGGVYHR
- the folB gene encoding dihydroneopterin aldolase produces the protein MDKVHVEGMEFYGYHGVFKEENKLGQRFRVDLTAFLDLSEAGKTDNIEATINYAELYKLCKEVVEGEPVNLVETLAETIAAQVLENFEAVQECTVKVVKPDPPIPGHYKSVAIEMTRKRK
- the folK gene encoding 2-amino-4-hydroxy-6-hydroxymethyldihydropteridine diphosphokinase, giving the protein MNNTAYIALGSNIGRREEYLKKAVSLLHQHPSVEVTDISSIYETDPVGYTDQDLFLNMAAAVKTSLSPFELLDLTQRIEKELGRKRDIRWGPRTADLDILLYNRENIETEQLIVPHPRMHERLFVLIPLLEIYPDLEGAVNHAKNQEGVRVWKQKSGVDEFVHIES
- a CDS encoding helix-turn-helix domain-containing protein, which encodes MEAEIWGRRIRAYRKLKGYTQEGFAKALGISVSVLGEVERGNRMPTESMLRDVANTLNITVEELSPSEE
- the dusB gene encoding tRNA dihydrouridine synthase DusB, yielding MFKIGDIELKNRVVLAPMAGVCNSAFRLTVKEFGAGLVCAEMVSDKAILYNNAKTMGMLYIDEREKPLSLQIFGGEKETLVEAAKFVDQNTTADIIDINMGCPVPKITKCDAGAKWLLDPNKIYEMVSAVVEAVDKPVTVKMRMGWDEDHIFAVENARAVERAGGKAVALHGRTRVQMYEGTANWDIIKEVKQSVSIPVIGNGDVKTPQDAKRMLDETGVDGVMIGRAALGNPWMIYRTVHYLETGELKDEPKVREKISVCKLHLDRLIGLKGENVAVREMRKHAAWYLKGIRGNAKVRNEINHCETRDELVQLLDAFTIEAEAKELQDAKVG
- the lysS gene encoding lysine--tRNA ligase, translated to MSHEEHNHEELNDQLQVRRDKMNQLRESGKDPFGQRFDRTHQSTDLIESYNEFSKEELEEKAIEVTIAGRMMTKRGKGKAGFAHIQDLKGQIQIYVRKDSVGEEQYEWFKSSDLGDIVGVTGVMFKTNVGELSVKATSFDLLTKALRPLPDKYHGLKDIEQRYRQRYLDLIVNPESKNTFITRSKIIQSMRRYLDDHGYLEVETPTMHAIPGGASARPFITHHNALDMPLYMRIAIELHLKRLIVGGLEKVYEIGRVFRNEGVSTRHNPEFTMIELYEAYADYKDIMRLTENLIAHIAQEVLGTTTVQYGDYEVDLKPEWKRLHMVDAVKEATGVDFWKEVSVEEARAYAKEHGIEISEGMSVGHIINEFFEQKVEETLIQPTFIYGHPVEISPLAKKNPEDPRFTDRFELFIVGREHANAFTELNDPIDQKERFEAQLKEREEGNDEAHMMDEDFVEALEYGMPPTGGLGIGIDRLIMLLTNSPSIRDVLLFPQMRHR